Proteins from one Tautonia marina genomic window:
- the mobF gene encoding MobF family relaxase, whose amino-acid sequence MLRTHWITDAAAAKAYYQASDYYAQSQGDWLGKGAEVLGLVGPARKEDFELLCDNVNPLTGQPLTTYTRDGRRVGIDLNFNSTKSVGIARELAGPGNRGDDRIEWAHREAVAHAMGYVEADMRGRVRAGGKNEDRITGNMVAFRVTHRDTRVSGQDAMPDMSLHDHVVVFNATEDQAEGKWKAAEMGQIKHDAPYYEAIYHNRLASNLRQLGYGVRKKDKAFEIAGISDELVRKFSRRRAYIDQVAEKLGITSPEGRNTLGATTRLGKVKERADDLNRYWVSRLTDAERQQLAGLVGKAGYEGDVKAAVEFAIGHLFERRSVVDEKRLYETAIRHGVGSVTPELVQEEAKRQGLLTKDGEATTRLVHAEEQRVIGFARNGRGTCRPMGVGMQEFLTLRVDSPGCDPQAPTTASQRHPATTSPLAQPRTDLSPDQAAIARHVWNSPDRVILIRGAAGTGKTHTMKATIEGLDRPVVVLAPSAEASRAVLRKEGFQEANTVARFLIDERFQEEARDGVIWVDEAGLLGMRQVREVFDAAERLGARVVLQGDRKQHGSVERGATLRVLEEFAGLPVAELKDIRRQKGRYKAAVASLAKGDLLGGYDQLEGLGWVKEAQDDATLVEDYLAALDSRKSVLVVAPTHAEGGEITAEIRARLKQRGAIASEGKQVGVLVPLGWTEAERGDLGRYEGGEVMQFHRNSGTFRAGDRVRVLDWKPGAHFAKPSHFSVYTPSSIELAAGDQIRVTANGKTKDGKHKLNNGAMYRVKGFTKDDDIVLENGWVVGRDFGHLAHGYVTTSHASQGKTVDRVLIAMGHESRPAMGAEQFYVSVSRGREQATVYSDLTPAELREAIQRADPRKSATELLRRAPVPMKPRRRVRTLAERMRLAFAQLREKAATVIAVQREKERAYVRTR is encoded by the coding sequence GTGCTGCGAACACACTGGATTACCGATGCTGCTGCCGCGAAGGCCTACTACCAGGCGTCGGACTACTACGCGCAGTCGCAAGGCGACTGGCTGGGCAAGGGCGCTGAGGTTCTCGGGCTTGTGGGGCCCGCTCGGAAGGAAGACTTCGAGCTGCTCTGCGACAATGTGAACCCGCTCACCGGCCAGCCGCTGACGACCTACACCCGAGACGGCAGGCGGGTCGGCATCGACTTGAACTTTAACAGCACGAAGTCGGTGGGCATCGCGCGGGAGTTGGCTGGGCCAGGCAACCGAGGTGACGACCGTATCGAGTGGGCTCACCGCGAGGCGGTGGCCCATGCCATGGGCTATGTCGAGGCGGACATGCGCGGTCGCGTCCGGGCCGGTGGAAAGAACGAGGACAGGATCACCGGCAACATGGTCGCCTTCCGCGTGACGCACCGAGACACGCGGGTCAGCGGGCAGGACGCCATGCCCGACATGAGCCTTCACGACCACGTGGTCGTCTTCAACGCCACCGAGGACCAGGCCGAGGGCAAGTGGAAGGCCGCCGAGATGGGGCAGATCAAGCACGACGCGCCCTACTACGAGGCCATCTACCACAACCGGCTGGCGTCAAACCTCCGGCAGCTCGGCTACGGCGTGCGGAAGAAGGACAAGGCCTTCGAGATCGCGGGCATCTCCGACGAGCTGGTCAGGAAGTTCAGCCGCCGTCGTGCGTACATCGACCAGGTCGCCGAGAAGCTGGGCATCACCAGCCCCGAGGGCCGGAACACGCTCGGGGCGACCACCCGGCTGGGCAAGGTCAAGGAGCGGGCCGACGACCTCAACCGCTACTGGGTCAGCCGCCTGACTGACGCGGAGCGCCAGCAGCTTGCCGGGCTGGTCGGCAAGGCGGGGTACGAGGGGGACGTGAAGGCGGCCGTCGAGTTCGCCATCGGCCACCTGTTCGAGCGCAGGAGCGTGGTGGACGAGAAGAGGCTCTACGAGACGGCCATCCGCCACGGCGTCGGCTCGGTCACGCCGGAGCTGGTTCAGGAGGAGGCGAAGCGGCAGGGCCTGCTCACGAAGGACGGGGAGGCCACGACCCGGCTGGTGCACGCCGAGGAGCAGCGGGTGATCGGGTTCGCCCGCAACGGGCGGGGGACGTGTCGGCCGATGGGGGTTGGGATGCAGGAGTTCTTGACCCTCCGTGTGGACAGCCCAGGTTGCGACCCTCAAGCTCCCACTACTGCATCCCAAAGGCATCCTGCCACAACCTCACCGCTCGCGCAACCGAGAACTGACCTCTCCCCCGACCAGGCCGCCATCGCCCGCCACGTCTGGAACTCGCCCGACCGCGTCATCCTGATCCGCGGGGCCGCCGGGACTGGCAAGACCCACACGATGAAGGCGACCATCGAGGGGCTGGATCGCCCGGTGGTCGTGCTGGCCCCCTCTGCCGAGGCCAGCCGGGCCGTGCTCCGCAAGGAGGGCTTCCAGGAGGCCAACACCGTGGCCCGGTTCCTGATCGACGAGAGGTTCCAGGAGGAGGCTCGGGACGGCGTCATCTGGGTGGACGAGGCCGGGCTGCTGGGCATGCGGCAGGTGCGGGAGGTCTTCGACGCCGCCGAGCGGCTCGGTGCCCGCGTCGTGCTCCAGGGCGACCGGAAGCAACACGGATCGGTCGAGCGCGGAGCCACGCTCCGGGTGCTCGAGGAGTTCGCCGGACTGCCCGTGGCGGAGCTGAAGGATATCCGCCGCCAGAAGGGCCGCTACAAGGCCGCCGTGGCGTCACTGGCCAAGGGCGACCTCCTCGGCGGGTACGACCAGCTCGAAGGCCTGGGCTGGGTCAAGGAGGCCCAGGACGATGCCACGCTGGTCGAGGACTACCTGGCGGCCCTCGATTCCCGGAAGTCCGTCCTGGTCGTCGCCCCGACCCATGCGGAGGGCGGGGAGATCACCGCGGAGATCCGGGCCCGGCTCAAGCAGCGGGGCGCAATCGCCAGCGAGGGTAAGCAGGTCGGGGTGCTGGTGCCCCTTGGCTGGACGGAGGCCGAGCGGGGCGACCTGGGGCGGTACGAGGGCGGCGAGGTCATGCAGTTCCACCGGAACTCGGGCACCTTCCGGGCCGGGGACCGCGTCCGGGTGCTCGACTGGAAGCCCGGTGCCCACTTCGCCAAGCCGTCGCACTTCTCGGTCTACACGCCGTCGTCCATCGAGCTGGCCGCCGGGGACCAGATCCGCGTCACCGCCAACGGGAAGACGAAGGACGGTAAGCACAAGCTGAACAACGGAGCGATGTATCGGGTCAAGGGCTTCACGAAGGACGACGACATCGTGCTGGAGAACGGCTGGGTCGTGGGGCGTGACTTCGGCCACCTGGCCCACGGCTACGTCACCACCTCGCACGCGAGCCAGGGCAAGACGGTCGACCGCGTGCTGATCGCCATGGGCCACGAGTCCCGCCCGGCGATGGGCGCGGAGCAGTTCTACGTCTCAGTGTCGCGGGGCCGGGAGCAGGCGACGGTCTACAGCGACCTGACGCCGGCCGAGCTGCGCGAGGCCATCCAGAGGGCGGATCCGCGGAAGTCGGCGACGGAACTGCTGCGCCGCGCTCCCGTGCCGATGAAGCCGAGGCGGCGGGTCCGCACGCTCGCGGAGCGGATGCGGCTCGCATTTGCCCAGTTGCGCGAGAAGGCTGCGACTGTTATTGCAGTGCAGCGAGAGAAGGAGAGAGCCTATGTCCGAACTCGATAG